In one window of Streptomyces griseus subsp. griseus DNA:
- a CDS encoding AAA family ATPase, whose amino-acid sequence MTWSEVPVDTGPAAGAVLLSGIPGSGKSTVAAALADRFAASAHIEVDALQELIVKGGRWPSPERDEEADRQIFLRARNACLLADSFVSAGFLPVIDDVVVRRAHLGFYRRQVAVGPLHFVALTPGAAKAAERNLARDKTLTTDWSFLDEAMRDELADEGIWIDNAELTVEETVDAVLAATGLTER is encoded by the coding sequence ATGACCTGGAGCGAGGTGCCGGTGGACACCGGACCGGCGGCGGGAGCCGTCCTGCTGAGCGGCATCCCCGGCAGCGGAAAGTCCACGGTGGCCGCCGCGCTCGCCGACCGGTTCGCCGCCTCGGCCCATATCGAGGTGGACGCCCTCCAGGAGCTGATCGTCAAAGGCGGGCGGTGGCCTTCCCCGGAGCGGGACGAGGAGGCGGACCGGCAGATCTTCCTGCGGGCCCGCAACGCCTGCCTGCTGGCGGACAGTTTCGTCAGCGCCGGGTTCCTGCCGGTCATCGACGACGTGGTCGTCCGCCGGGCCCACCTCGGCTTCTACCGCCGCCAGGTCGCCGTCGGACCGCTGCACTTCGTGGCTCTCACCCCGGGCGCGGCGAAGGCGGCCGAGCGCAACCTCGCCCGGGACAAGACGCTCACCACGGACTGGTCGTTCCTGGACGAGGCGATGCGTGACGAGCTGGCCGATGAGGGAATCTGGATCGACAACGCGGAACTGACGGTCGAGGAGACCGTCGACGCGGTCCTCGCGGCGACGGGGCTCACGGAACGCTGA
- a CDS encoding ferric reductase-like transmembrane domain-containing protein: MTNQPPAPELAAAAEVPTASSEITSPETRPPGPRRPRTAQRTTLRSDLRASWPDGLVALLVTAAVFVLLYIRIRNKTSSTVSVMPFMADAGGFWMYFLSQAFGWSALLWAWGTVVLGLLLSGQRPSRLPLSGPRLERLHRTTSLNTIALITAHALLFGAELFRHSTDAWNSALGTAFVETFVPGGYTSGTGQIAIPIGQAALYLAIPLGLLFYVRHRIGPKTWRVLHRFVIVVYVLSVWHTLLYGTNVWYDGWFRTSVWLLQLPIAALLLVRLLRPARRSEELPLSPGAAPSRTGWALRLGGRLAVVGVMVALVVVVVSGSDGGRTVPPDDTSSTHNHD, encoded by the coding sequence ATGACGAACCAGCCCCCCGCACCCGAACTGGCAGCGGCCGCCGAAGTCCCCACCGCGTCATCCGAGATCACGTCGCCGGAGACCCGTCCACCCGGTCCACGCCGGCCCCGTACCGCACAGCGCACCACCCTCCGCTCCGATCTGCGCGCCTCCTGGCCCGACGGGCTCGTGGCGCTCCTGGTGACGGCGGCCGTCTTCGTCCTGCTCTACATACGCATCCGCAACAAGACCTCCTCCACGGTCTCCGTGATGCCGTTCATGGCCGACGCGGGCGGCTTCTGGATGTACTTCCTCAGCCAGGCGTTCGGCTGGTCCGCGCTGCTCTGGGCCTGGGGAACGGTCGTCCTCGGCCTCCTGCTCTCCGGACAGCGCCCCTCGCGCCTGCCGCTCTCGGGCCCCCGCCTGGAGCGCCTGCACCGCACCACGAGCCTCAACACCATCGCGCTGATCACCGCTCACGCGCTGCTGTTCGGCGCCGAGTTGTTCCGGCACTCCACCGACGCGTGGAACTCCGCGCTGGGCACCGCCTTCGTCGAGACGTTCGTCCCGGGCGGCTACACCTCGGGGACCGGCCAGATCGCCATCCCGATCGGCCAGGCGGCGCTGTACCTCGCGATCCCGCTCGGCCTGCTCTTCTACGTACGCCACCGCATCGGCCCGAAGACCTGGCGCGTCCTGCACCGGTTCGTGATCGTGGTCTACGTGCTGAGCGTCTGGCACACCCTGCTGTACGGGACGAACGTCTGGTACGACGGCTGGTTCCGCACCAGTGTCTGGCTCCTCCAGCTGCCGATCGCCGCCCTGCTGCTCGTCCGGCTGCTGCGCCCGGCCCGCCGCTCCGAGGAGCTGCCCCTCTCGCCCGGTGCCGCACCCTCCCGGACCGGCTGGGCGCTGCGCCTGGGCGGCCGGCTCGCGGTGGTGGGGGTCATGGTGGCGCTGGTCGTGGTGGTGGTCAGCGGGAGCGACGGCGGACGGACCGTGCCGCCGGACGACACCTCCTCCACCCACAACCACGACTGA
- a CDS encoding MFS transporter: MPAHRRFTGPQVFLLAGSFLITLGSFAVLPYMSVLLHQRLGLGLGTVGFVLAVASLIQFAGGVVAGPVAARIGLRPSMLLALALRTAGFAAFVPGLTSPVLAIGALLLVSAGAALYLPANKAYLVAGSPDADRPRLLSASSSAFNAGMALGPPAAAPLVLGSPGVLFSCVAGLFALVGVGHAFLPREEVRAETVAAGAPERSPARSGLSPFLVTVLSVYAFMFFQHYLALYAVPRTSAGFYGVVLMGYAALLVVAQPLLAEWIAALSYPAALRWGFGAMAAGMAAIAGGGYVGIAVGGALLCLGEIVLFLKNDLEALARSSSPPATVFGRQRLAAGIGGFASGVVGGQLYAAAESAGSARAFWVAVCLQCLLLPVLPLVRRTARGRSEPRAEAASELRG; encoded by the coding sequence ATGCCGGCGCACAGGCGGTTCACCGGGCCGCAGGTCTTCCTGCTGGCGGGCTCGTTCCTGATCACGCTGGGCAGCTTCGCCGTGCTGCCGTACATGTCGGTGCTGCTGCACCAGCGGCTCGGCCTGGGGCTCGGCACGGTCGGTTTCGTCCTGGCGGTGGCCTCGCTGATCCAGTTCGCCGGGGGCGTGGTGGCGGGGCCGGTGGCCGCGCGCATCGGGCTGCGGCCCTCGATGCTGCTGGCACTGGCCCTGCGTACGGCCGGATTCGCCGCGTTCGTACCGGGGTTGACCAGTCCCGTCCTGGCGATCGGCGCGCTGCTGCTGGTGTCGGCCGGCGCGGCGCTCTACCTCCCGGCCAACAAGGCTTATCTGGTGGCGGGTTCACCCGACGCGGACCGGCCTCGGCTGCTGTCGGCGAGCAGTTCGGCGTTCAACGCGGGGATGGCGCTCGGCCCTCCGGCCGCCGCCCCGCTGGTGCTGGGCTCCCCCGGGGTGCTCTTCTCGTGCGTCGCCGGGCTGTTCGCGCTGGTCGGGGTGGGGCACGCGTTCCTGCCGCGCGAGGAGGTTCGCGCGGAGACGGTCGCGGCCGGGGCTCCGGAGAGGAGCCCCGCACGGTCCGGTCTCTCGCCGTTCCTCGTCACGGTGCTGAGCGTCTACGCGTTCATGTTCTTCCAGCACTACCTGGCGCTCTACGCGGTCCCCCGGACGTCGGCGGGCTTCTACGGCGTGGTCCTGATGGGGTATGCGGCCCTCCTCGTCGTCGCCCAGCCGCTGCTGGCGGAGTGGATCGCCGCCCTGAGCTATCCGGCGGCGCTGCGGTGGGGGTTCGGGGCGATGGCGGCGGGGATGGCGGCCATCGCCGGGGGCGGTTACGTGGGCATCGCGGTGGGCGGGGCGCTGCTCTGTCTGGGTGAGATCGTGCTCTTCCTGAAGAACGACCTGGAGGCGCTGGCCCGCTCGTCCTCGCCTCCGGCCACCGTCTTCGGCCGCCAGCGGCTGGCGGCGGGCATCGGGGGGTTCGCCAGCGGGGTGGTGGGCGGGCAGCTGTACGCGGCGGCGGAGTCGGCCGGTTCGGCGCGGGCGTTCTGGGTGGCGGTCTGCCTCCAGTGCCTGCTGCTGCCGGTGTTGCCGCTGGTCCGCCGTACCGCCCGGGGCCGGTCGGAGCCCCGGGCGGAGGCGGCCTCGGAGCTACGGGGCTGA
- a CDS encoding nuclear transport factor 2 family protein, with product MTQRVALATVMDRLAIDDVITGYAVTVDDGDWPAYEALFTPDGRADYTGAGGVEGPAEEIARWLTGTMRLFAIPQHLIVNRRIDLQDLGGYPGDRARVRADYLNPMRLAREGEAGPAGDTAPDFVSGGRYTFELHRRDPGWRIRTVTVHEKWRRAPGVA from the coding sequence ATGACACAGCGTGTGGCACTCGCGACCGTGATGGACCGGCTCGCCATCGATGATGTGATCACCGGGTACGCCGTGACCGTGGACGACGGCGACTGGCCCGCGTACGAAGCCCTGTTCACCCCGGACGGCCGCGCGGACTACACGGGCGCGGGCGGGGTGGAGGGTCCGGCGGAGGAGATCGCGCGCTGGCTCACCGGGACGATGCGCCTCTTCGCGATCCCCCAGCACCTGATCGTCAACCGGCGCATCGACCTCCAGGACCTGGGCGGCTACCCGGGCGACCGGGCGCGGGTCCGGGCGGACTACCTGAACCCGATGCGCCTGGCACGAGAGGGCGAGGCGGGCCCGGCCGGTGACACCGCCCCGGACTTCGTCTCCGGCGGGCGGTACACCTTCGAGCTGCACCGTAGGGACCCGGGCTGGCGGATCCGTACCGTCACCGTCCACGAGAAGTGGCGCCGCGCCCCCGGAGTGGCCTGA
- a CDS encoding sigma-70 family RNA polymerase sigma factor, with translation MTLTATPLLPAGPPVTPVPRPRAYATRQNDVQITDWALAAGGGDREAADRFVRATYEDVRRFVAYLSADVPGADDLAQETYLRAMSGLARFAGRSCARTWLLSIARRVVIDRHRTAAVRPRTADTADWQGAAERAQPRHLPGFDESVAVFDALGHLDPARRQAFVLTQVLGLSYEEAADAAGCPVGTVRSRVARARRELAGQWRTEPGERVTVAAGSAP, from the coding sequence GTGACCCTTACTGCCACCCCCCTCCTCCCCGCCGGGCCGCCCGTCACCCCGGTGCCCCGGCCCCGGGCGTACGCCACCCGCCAGAACGACGTACAGATCACCGACTGGGCCCTCGCCGCGGGCGGCGGTGACCGGGAGGCCGCCGACCGCTTCGTCCGGGCGACCTACGAGGACGTCCGCAGATTCGTCGCCTACCTCAGCGCCGACGTCCCCGGCGCCGACGACCTCGCCCAGGAGACCTATCTGCGGGCGATGAGCGGACTGGCCCGGTTCGCCGGACGCTCCTGCGCCCGCACCTGGCTCCTCTCCATCGCCCGCCGCGTCGTCATCGACCGCCACCGAACGGCCGCCGTACGCCCCCGGACCGCCGACACCGCCGACTGGCAGGGCGCTGCCGAACGGGCCCAGCCGCGCCACCTCCCCGGCTTCGACGAGTCGGTCGCGGTCTTCGACGCCCTGGGCCATCTGGACCCGGCGCGCCGCCAGGCCTTCGTCCTGACCCAGGTGCTGGGGCTCTCCTACGAGGAGGCGGCGGACGCGGCGGGCTGCCCCGTGGGTACGGTGCGCTCCCGTGTGGCCCGCGCCCGCCGGGAGCTGGCCGGGCAGTGGCGTACGGAACCGGGGGAGCGGGTGACGGTGGCCGCCGGTTCAGCCCCGTAG
- a CDS encoding TVP38/TMEM64 family protein, giving the protein MFDPVPTTRPAGATALRRSRALLSPWSRFSLLVAVLLGAASTMLLFEPQQLLASGWPEQLTGSGAAMLFGLAYGALTVAFVPRPLLNLAAGALFGTQLGLAAALAGTVLGAGVSFMLGRVLGQDALRTLLRGKLLTTADGVLSRHGFRSVLALRLFPGIPFAAANYCAATSRMGCPPFLLATGLGSIPNTAAYVIAGSEAASPTSPLFLAAMGFIVVSGLGGALVAWRKRHRLGQDPPVD; this is encoded by the coding sequence ATGTTCGACCCTGTCCCCACCACCCGGCCCGCCGGCGCCACGGCCCTTCGTCGTTCGAGGGCGCTGCTCTCGCCCTGGTCCCGGTTCTCGCTGCTCGTCGCGGTGCTGCTGGGCGCCGCCTCCACGATGCTGCTGTTCGAACCACAGCAGCTGCTGGCTTCGGGCTGGCCGGAGCAGCTGACCGGCAGCGGTGCGGCGATGCTGTTCGGACTCGCGTACGGGGCACTGACCGTGGCCTTCGTGCCGCGCCCGCTGCTCAACCTCGCGGCGGGGGCGCTCTTCGGCACGCAGCTGGGGCTGGCGGCGGCCCTGGCGGGCACGGTGCTCGGCGCGGGCGTGTCGTTCATGCTGGGCCGGGTCCTCGGTCAGGACGCGCTGCGCACCCTGCTGCGCGGAAAGCTGCTCACGACCGCCGACGGGGTGCTGAGCCGGCACGGCTTCCGCTCGGTGCTGGCGCTCCGCCTCTTCCCCGGGATCCCGTTCGCCGCCGCCAACTACTGCGCCGCCACCTCCCGCATGGGCTGTCCGCCCTTCCTCCTGGCCACCGGTCTGGGCTCCATCCCGAACACGGCGGCGTACGTCATAGCGGGCAGCGAGGCCGCCTCGCCGACCTCGCCCCTCTTCCTGGCTGCGATGGGGTTCATCGTGGTCTCCGGTCTCGGCGGGGCGCTGGTGGCCTGGCGCAAACGTCATCGGCTCGGCCAGGACCCGCCGGTGGACTGA
- a CDS encoding recombinase family protein: MEEIDLYLRKSIIVREGTKALTFRTQEERGRGWAARNGYTVRKVWKDNLSAWTDTKRPDFDKALTALRRKEVPALWCYAVDRFDRKGAGSVIRILDAGARLIFDYERLDSADPRDRERIISDAERAKAASDLLSHRVRDTKQGQRRRGEWVGAAPYGLRKDKSGKLHHGAHWGKIIRVLTEVAEGRAPRSVARRMTTDKIPSPKGGQWGASTVRRIVYNPVYEGWQVVALSRAYTWPVAYRNEDGERVRVFADGVEPVPADLVAKARRVHAGHQRGALGPRSGKATHLLTDLLRCAGCGARMPTSGRSYVCNSHAMGKLCPAPASAMRQLIEEYVYGEWLHTVSRADVEAGDPLMIAVAERWAALTAPEETEEAHEALAAVKAAEAALERLANDRAKGLYDGAMGKHFPRLVTEAEETLTNAQTRYGQFSGGVVDLTMFDDTEMLAEAWSAADLPMRRDLIRVAVDRITVTQAPRRGGTFNGDARCAIRWAAPEET, from the coding sequence ATGGAAGAGATCGATCTGTATCTCCGTAAGAGCATTATCGTGCGGGAGGGTACGAAGGCCCTTACCTTCCGCACGCAGGAGGAGCGGGGGCGTGGCTGGGCTGCACGTAACGGCTACACAGTGCGCAAGGTGTGGAAGGACAACCTGAGCGCCTGGACGGACACCAAGCGGCCGGACTTCGACAAGGCTCTTACCGCCCTCCGGCGTAAGGAGGTTCCGGCCCTCTGGTGCTACGCCGTAGATCGATTCGACCGCAAGGGCGCAGGGTCGGTCATCCGCATTCTCGACGCGGGCGCCCGGCTCATCTTCGACTACGAGCGGCTCGACAGTGCGGATCCTCGCGACCGTGAACGCATCATCAGCGACGCTGAACGGGCGAAGGCGGCGTCAGACCTCCTCTCGCACCGAGTACGCGACACGAAGCAGGGGCAGCGTCGACGTGGGGAGTGGGTCGGAGCTGCACCGTACGGCCTCCGGAAGGACAAGAGCGGCAAGCTCCACCACGGAGCGCACTGGGGCAAGATCATCCGGGTACTGACCGAGGTTGCGGAGGGGCGTGCTCCCCGATCCGTCGCCCGACGCATGACGACTGACAAGATCCCGTCACCGAAGGGTGGACAGTGGGGAGCATCGACGGTGCGTCGCATTGTCTACAACCCGGTATACGAGGGCTGGCAGGTAGTCGCTCTGTCGCGCGCCTACACGTGGCCGGTGGCTTACCGGAACGAGGATGGCGAGCGCGTACGAGTCTTCGCCGACGGCGTAGAACCTGTGCCCGCGGATCTGGTGGCGAAGGCGCGTCGCGTCCACGCCGGCCACCAACGTGGGGCCCTCGGCCCTCGTTCCGGTAAGGCCACACACCTGTTGACGGACCTTCTGCGCTGCGCCGGCTGCGGAGCGCGGATGCCCACGAGCGGTCGCTCCTACGTCTGCAACAGCCACGCTATGGGCAAGCTGTGCCCGGCCCCTGCGTCCGCCATGCGCCAGCTCATCGAGGAGTACGTCTACGGCGAGTGGCTGCACACCGTTAGCCGTGCCGACGTCGAAGCAGGCGACCCGTTGATGATCGCCGTAGCGGAGCGATGGGCAGCGCTGACCGCCCCGGAGGAAACCGAGGAGGCACACGAGGCGTTGGCGGCCGTCAAGGCTGCGGAGGCCGCGCTCGAACGACTGGCCAACGACCGGGCCAAGGGCCTCTACGACGGCGCGATGGGGAAGCACTTCCCACGCCTCGTCACGGAGGCTGAAGAGACACTGACCAACGCGCAGACTCGCTACGGTCAGTTCAGTGGTGGCGTTGTCGATCTGACGATGTTCGACGATACGGAGATGCTGGCGGAAGCATGGTCCGCCGCTGACCTCCCCATGCGGCGCGACTTGATCCGGGTAGCCGTCGACAGGATCACGGTCACACAAGCACCGCGACGAGGCGGCACCTTCAACGGTGACGCTCGCTGCGCCATCCGATGGGCCGCACCCGAGGAGACGTAG
- a CDS encoding DNA alkylation repair protein — MDPAAAPAPAVPDSPLADTVLARLTELYAPAADPVRAEGAAAYMKHIAPFLGIPTPQRRALSKAVLAGTGRPDERDCTAIALRCWRLPEREYHYFAVDHLRRYVSCCSSGFLPVLHHLVTTIPWWDTVDTLAAHVAGPLVAADPALGRAMDRWIDDDDLWVARTALLHQLRHKEATDADRLFRHCLRRADHPDFFIRKAIGWALREYAKTDPTAVRDFVEGARDRLSPLSVREALKNLSPA, encoded by the coding sequence GTGGACCCCGCCGCAGCCCCCGCCCCCGCCGTACCGGACAGCCCGCTCGCCGACACCGTCCTCGCCCGGCTGACCGAGCTGTACGCCCCGGCCGCCGACCCCGTACGGGCCGAGGGCGCCGCCGCGTACATGAAGCACATCGCCCCGTTCCTCGGCATCCCCACCCCGCAGCGCCGGGCCCTGTCCAAGGCCGTACTGGCGGGCACCGGGCGGCCGGACGAGCGGGACTGCACGGCGATCGCGCTGCGCTGCTGGCGGCTGCCGGAGCGGGAGTACCACTACTTCGCCGTCGACCACCTCCGCCGCTACGTCTCCTGCTGTTCCTCCGGCTTCCTGCCCGTCCTGCACCACCTCGTCACCACCATCCCCTGGTGGGACACGGTCGACACCCTCGCCGCGCATGTCGCGGGGCCCCTGGTCGCCGCCGACCCGGCCCTCGGCCGTGCGATGGACCGGTGGATCGACGACGACGACCTGTGGGTCGCGCGGACCGCCCTGCTCCACCAGCTCCGCCACAAGGAAGCCACCGACGCCGACCGCCTCTTCCGCCACTGCCTGCGCCGCGCGGACCACCCGGACTTCTTCATCCGCAAGGCGATCGGCTGGGCGCTGCGGGAGTACGCCAAAACCGACCCCACCGCCGTACGCGACTTCGTCGAGGGCGCCCGGGACCGCCTGTCACCGCTGTCGGTGCGCGAGGCGCTCAAGAACCTGAGCCCCGCCTGA
- a CDS encoding undecaprenyl-diphosphate phosphatase, giving the protein MSWFESFVLGLVQGLTEFLPISSSAHLRLTAAFAGWHDPGAAFTAITQIGTEAAVLIYFRKDIARIVSAWFRSLTDKEMRSDHDAQMGWLVIVGSIPIGVLGITLKDQIEGPFRDLRLIATTLIVMGIVLGIADRLAARDEVGGKHRAVKERKTLKDLGIRDGLIYGFCQAMALVPGVSRSGATISGGLLMGYTRESAARYSFLLAIPAVLASGVYELKDVGEGHVSWGPTIFATLVAFFVGYAVIAWFMKFITTKSFMPFVFYRVALGILIFILVSAGVLSPHAGESAG; this is encoded by the coding sequence ATGAGCTGGTTCGAATCATTCGTCCTGGGACTCGTTCAGGGACTGACCGAGTTCCTGCCGATCTCCTCCAGCGCCCATCTGCGGCTGACCGCCGCGTTCGCCGGCTGGCACGACCCGGGGGCCGCCTTTACCGCGATCACCCAGATCGGTACGGAGGCCGCCGTGCTGATCTACTTCCGCAAGGACATCGCACGGATCGTGTCCGCCTGGTTCCGCTCGCTGACGGACAAGGAGATGCGCAGCGACCACGACGCCCAGATGGGGTGGCTGGTCATCGTGGGGTCGATCCCCATCGGGGTGCTGGGCATCACGCTCAAGGACCAGATCGAGGGCCCGTTCCGCGACCTGCGGCTGATCGCGACCACGCTCATCGTCATGGGCATCGTCCTCGGCATCGCCGACCGGCTGGCCGCGCGTGACGAGGTGGGCGGCAAGCACCGCGCGGTGAAGGAGCGCAAGACGCTCAAGGACCTGGGCATCCGGGACGGTCTGATCTACGGCTTCTGCCAGGCGATGGCGCTGGTCCCCGGTGTCTCGCGCTCGGGCGCGACCATCAGCGGTGGTCTGCTGATGGGCTACACCCGTGAGTCGGCCGCCCGTTACTCGTTCCTGCTGGCGATCCCCGCTGTGCTGGCCTCGGGCGTCTACGAGCTGAAGGACGTGGGCGAGGGACATGTCTCCTGGGGCCCGACGATCTTCGCGACCCTGGTGGCGTTCTTCGTCGGGTACGCCGTCATCGCATGGTTCATGAAGTTCATCACGACCAAGAGCTTCATGCCGTTCGTCTTCTACCGGGTGGCCCTCGGCATCCTGATCTTCATCCTCGTCTCGGCGGGTGTGCTGAGCCCGCACGCGGGTGAGTCGGCCGGCTGA
- a CDS encoding class I SAM-dependent methyltransferase, translated as MQWYEDDALWSDFASTMFPPARAESAAALVASSPLLDFPPGSRVLDLCCGPGLFVVPLAARGYAVTGVDLSPSMLERARNVCEAAGADVRLERADMLTYAEPGAFDVVLNVFTSFGYFEAAEDNLQVLRNAYESLAPGGRLLVDVMGKEVLAGWIGRPKVVDLPDGAYVVQRDTVLDSWRRLRTDWTLVRGSSARTASIHSWLYSAAELHALLEEAGFADVECFGGFDGSGYDQHSDRLIVRGRRK; from the coding sequence ATGCAGTGGTACGAGGACGACGCGCTCTGGTCCGATTTCGCCTCGACGATGTTCCCACCGGCCCGGGCCGAGTCCGCCGCCGCCCTCGTCGCCTCCTCGCCCCTGCTGGACTTCCCACCGGGTTCACGGGTGCTGGACCTGTGCTGCGGACCGGGTCTCTTCGTGGTGCCGCTGGCGGCGCGCGGATACGCGGTGACCGGCGTCGACCTCTCGCCCTCGATGCTGGAGCGGGCCCGGAACGTCTGCGAGGCGGCGGGGGCGGATGTCCGCCTGGAGCGGGCCGACATGCTCACGTACGCGGAGCCCGGCGCCTTCGACGTCGTGCTGAACGTCTTCACCTCGTTCGGCTACTTCGAGGCCGCCGAGGACAACCTCCAGGTGCTCCGCAACGCGTACGAAAGCCTGGCGCCGGGCGGGCGGTTGCTGGTCGACGTGATGGGCAAGGAGGTGCTGGCGGGCTGGATCGGGCGGCCGAAGGTGGTGGACCTGCCGGACGGCGCGTACGTCGTCCAGCGCGACACCGTCCTGGACAGCTGGCGGCGGCTGCGCACCGACTGGACGCTGGTGCGGGGGAGTTCGGCCCGCACCGCCTCGATCCACTCCTGGCTCTACTCCGCCGCCGAACTGCACGCCCTCCTCGAGGAGGCGGGCTTCGCCGACGTGGAGTGCTTCGGCGGCTTCGACGGTTCGGGGTACGACCAGCACTCGGACCGGCTCATCGTCCGGGGCAGGCGCAAGTGA
- a CDS encoding pyridoxal-phosphate dependent enzyme produces MRPGEQQSAATATVHEHITEAVKTPDLIRLHGEVVLARFETMKVYAALGAVRSLLRRGRVVPGQTLVDSSSGIYAVALAMACHRYGLRCHIVASTTVDATMLAQLEILGATVDQMPPSQSLRLDQELRVRHVRQLLAERPDFHWMRQYHDAVHHEGYREFAELLDASLPEGPLTVVGAVGTGASTGGLARALRESGRAVRLVGIQPFGSVTFASEQFSDPEAIIAGIGSSIPFGNVHHELYDTVHWLDFRHAMAGAVGLLRRHAVFAGLSTGAAHLAASWEAARDPGRMHLVLGADTGHRYAERVFTRHAEALDPAGLRPRPITSLEALRPPWSVMEWGRRAAPEAARLPEQGGAPAPVPTVEMQP; encoded by the coding sequence GTGAGGCCCGGGGAGCAGCAGTCCGCCGCCACCGCGACCGTGCACGAGCACATCACCGAAGCCGTGAAGACCCCGGATCTGATCCGGCTGCACGGTGAGGTGGTGCTGGCCCGGTTCGAGACGATGAAGGTGTACGCGGCGCTCGGCGCGGTCCGTTCGCTGCTGCGCCGGGGCCGGGTGGTGCCCGGTCAGACGCTGGTCGACAGCTCCAGCGGGATCTACGCGGTGGCGCTCGCCATGGCCTGTCACCGTTACGGGCTGCGCTGCCACATCGTGGCCTCCACCACCGTCGACGCCACGATGCTCGCCCAGTTGGAGATCCTCGGCGCGACCGTGGACCAGATGCCGCCGTCGCAGAGCCTGCGGCTGGACCAGGAGCTGCGCGTGCGCCATGTGCGGCAACTCCTGGCCGAGCGGCCGGACTTCCACTGGATGCGGCAGTACCACGACGCCGTGCACCACGAGGGGTACCGGGAGTTCGCCGAACTCCTCGACGCCTCCTTGCCCGAGGGTCCGCTGACCGTGGTGGGTGCGGTCGGCACGGGTGCCTCGACCGGTGGACTGGCCCGCGCGCTACGGGAGTCGGGGCGGGCGGTGCGGCTGGTGGGGATCCAGCCGTTCGGCAGCGTCACCTTCGCCAGCGAGCAGTTCAGCGACCCGGAGGCGATCATCGCGGGCATCGGCAGCTCCATCCCGTTCGGGAACGTCCACCACGAGCTGTACGACACCGTCCACTGGCTGGACTTCCGCCATGCGATGGCCGGTGCGGTCGGACTGCTGCGCCGGCACGCGGTGTTCGCCGGACTCTCCACCGGGGCGGCCCACCTGGCGGCCTCCTGGGAGGCGGCGCGCGACCCGGGCCGTATGCATCTGGTGCTGGGCGCGGACACCGGACACCGTTACGCCGAGCGGGTGTTCACCCGCCACGCCGAGGCGCTGGACCCGGCAGGTCTGCGGCCCCGCCCGATCACGTCGCTGGAGGCACTGCGGCCGCCGTGGTCGGTGATGGAGTGGGGCCGGCGCGCCGCTCCCGAGGCCGCCCGCCTGCCCGAACAGGGCGGCGCCCCCGCCCCCGTACCGACCGTGGAGATGCAGCCGTGA